The following are encoded together in the Bacillota bacterium genome:
- a CDS encoding NAD(P)-dependent oxidoreductase produces the protein MRVLITGGAGKLAQHVAQALCNRHEVILTDKNPLPQDGEDVRRHMPFLQGDLTHKEHCFRVTEGMDAIAHLGAIAGAGPETFAVNTVSTWNLYEAAQAHGVKRVALASSINALGLGPYRVSEKGFPLQRLPIDEEQPADPQDNYSLSKYVNELTARAFFSAYGIRTHCLRLCGIWRPEWFETYHPRPLEQLKRPNHEGYLVSTWHYVHSVDAAEAFRLSLEADDAPGFAVYYVVAPVTNRPEPTRELIARFLPQWLPLAEGITGRHGLYSTAKIERELGWQARHLLSEERLKGGTP, from the coding sequence ATGCGTGTGTTAATCACGGGAGGAGCAGGAAAGCTCGCCCAGCATGTGGCACAGGCGCTGTGCAACAGGCATGAGGTGATACTGACGGATAAAAACCCGCTGCCGCAAGATGGTGAGGACGTGCGCAGGCACATGCCGTTCCTGCAGGGGGATTTGACCCACAAGGAGCACTGCTTTCGCGTGACGGAAGGGATGGACGCCATCGCGCATTTGGGAGCTATCGCCGGCGCAGGACCCGAAACGTTTGCGGTGAACACGGTCAGCACGTGGAACCTGTACGAAGCTGCGCAGGCGCACGGTGTGAAGCGCGTCGCGCTTGCCAGCAGTATCAATGCGCTCGGCTTGGGACCTTACCGCGTTTCGGAAAAAGGATTCCCGTTGCAGCGGTTGCCGATAGACGAAGAACAACCCGCCGACCCACAGGACAACTATTCCCTGTCCAAGTATGTCAACGAGCTGACCGCGCGTGCTTTTTTCAGTGCGTACGGTATCCGCACACACTGCCTGCGCCTGTGCGGCATCTGGCGACCGGAGTGGTTCGAGACCTACCATCCTCGCCCACTGGAACAGCTGAAACGCCCGAATCACGAGGGTTATCTGGTAAGCACGTGGCACTACGTACATTCAGTGGACGCCGCGGAGGCGTTCCGGCTTTCGCTGGAAGCGGATGATGCGCCCGGCTTTGCCGTCTACTATGTGGTGGCACCGGTTACCAACCGCCCCGAGCCGACGAGGGAGCTCATTGCCCGCTTCCTGCCGCAGTGGTTGCCGCTGGCGGAAGGGATTACAGGCAGGCATGGGTTGTACAGCACCGCAAAAATCGAACGCGAGCTGGGCTGGCAGGCACGCCATCTGTTGTCCGAAGAGCGCCTGAAAGGAGGCACGCCATGA
- a CDS encoding DNA-processing protein DprA produces the protein MASAKRYWLPSRFALLLTCVPHLGERQIAQVLHRWARSGVSVDEFLSTPPQTLQQEWGLSAQAAQALTEPNADWRKQFGQMDALVRRHGVEVLTAQHRLYPMALEAFCEFAPPVLFALGNLHLLQDGWRFAVACSRDAPHLALEAADEITRQATREGGIPVTGHNTPPYQRVAIAAIRAEKPSVTVLDRGLLDALGEGLNRPLFPAARLYELEFRTDRDLVLSPFPLQAGSLGLHNQRRDELVFALADVVFAVWVRAGGVMERLCRRAKERGTRIEVWKAPDGTISEGVKRLIEDTPSP, from the coding sequence ATGGCTTCCGCGAAACGATACTGGTTGCCCTCCCGGTTCGCCCTGTTATTGACCTGTGTGCCGCATCTGGGGGAGCGTCAAATCGCGCAGGTGCTGCACCGCTGGGCGCGGTCGGGCGTGTCTGTGGACGAGTTCCTGTCCACGCCGCCGCAGACTTTGCAGCAGGAATGGGGACTTTCGGCACAGGCGGCGCAGGCACTAACCGAACCCAATGCCGACTGGCGGAAGCAGTTCGGGCAGATGGACGCACTGGTGCGGCGGCACGGTGTGGAGGTGCTGACCGCACAGCATCGGCTATATCCCATGGCGCTGGAAGCCTTTTGTGAGTTTGCGCCGCCGGTGTTGTTCGCACTTGGCAACCTGCATCTGTTGCAGGACGGCTGGCGTTTCGCGGTCGCCTGCTCGCGCGACGCACCCCATCTGGCGCTGGAGGCAGCAGACGAGATTACCCGACAGGCGACTCGCGAAGGCGGCATCCCTGTCACCGGGCACAACACGCCGCCCTATCAACGGGTCGCCATCGCGGCGATTCGGGCGGAAAAGCCCTCGGTGACGGTGCTGGACAGGGGACTTCTGGACGCGCTGGGCGAAGGTTTGAACCGTCCACTGTTCCCGGCGGCGAGGTTGTATGAGCTGGAGTTCCGCACCGACCGCGACCTGGTGCTGTCGCCGTTCCCCTTGCAGGCGGGCAGCCTGGGCTTGCACAATCAGCGCAGGGACGAGCTGGTATTCGCGCTGGCGGACGTCGTGTTTGCGGTCTGGGTGCGGGCTGGAGGTGTCATGGAACGTCTCTGTCGGCGGGCGAAGGAGCGGGGCACGCGCATCGAGGTCTGGAAAGCCCCCGACGGAACCATCTCCGAAGGCGTCAAACGGCTGATAGAGGACACACCCTCGCCGTGA
- a CDS encoding site-specific DNA-methyltransferase, with amino-acid sequence MEVTGGLERFINQIVEGDCRELLPQLPDECVDLIVTSPPYADQRKHVYGGVHPDEYVDWFLPISAELKRVLKPTGSFVLNIKERVVNGERHTYVIELILKMREQGWLWTEEYIWHKKNTYPGKWPNRFRDAWERCLHFTKQKQFKMFQEAVMVPMGEWRHSRLRKLSENDLRRDVSRVGSGFGKRVANWIGREWAYPTNVLHMATECYNRNHAATFPVDLPAWFIKLFTEPGDVVLDPFIGSGTTAVACVRLGRRYIGFEWNPEYVQVARERMEKESRQPNLYTFAEERTPYDP; translated from the coding sequence ATGGAAGTAACAGGCGGTCTGGAGCGGTTCATCAACCAGATTGTGGAAGGCGACTGTCGGGAGCTGCTGCCGCAGCTGCCGGATGAGTGCGTGGACCTTATTGTGACTTCTCCCCCATATGCCGATCAACGCAAACACGTGTACGGCGGCGTTCACCCCGATGAGTACGTGGATTGGTTCCTGCCCATCTCCGCTGAGCTGAAGCGTGTGTTGAAACCCACGGGCTCCTTCGTGCTGAATATCAAAGAGCGTGTGGTGAACGGGGAACGACATACTTATGTGATTGAACTCATCCTGAAGATGCGCGAGCAGGGGTGGCTCTGGACAGAAGAATACATCTGGCACAAGAAGAACACTTACCCGGGAAAGTGGCCGAACCGCTTCCGCGACGCGTGGGAGCGATGCCTGCACTTCACCAAACAGAAGCAGTTCAAGATGTTTCAGGAAGCAGTGATGGTTCCAATGGGCGAGTGGCGCCACTCCCGACTGCGCAAGCTGAGCGAAAACGACCTTCGCCGAGATGTCTCGCGCGTGGGCAGTGGCTTCGGCAAGCGCGTGGCGAACTGGATTGGACGGGAGTGGGCCTACCCTACCAATGTGTTACACATGGCAACGGAATGCTACAACCGCAACCACGCCGCCACCTTCCCCGTAGACCTGCCTGCATGGTTCATCAAGCTCTTTACGGAGCCGGGTGATGTGGTGCTGGACCCCTTCATCGGTTCCGGAACAACGGCGGTTGCCTGCGTGCGTCTGGGACGTCGCTACATCGGTTTTGAGTGGAACCCGGAGTACGTGCAGGTCGCCCGAGAAAGAATGGAAAAGGAATCCCGCCAGCCGAACCTGTATACCTTTGCCGAAGAGAGGACGCCCTATGACCCCTGA
- a CDS encoding cytoplasmic protein, protein MTPDELEELIKQRLERFYERRIANLTQVQLFDVLKRKNPYLLRAIGISSAAQLVEIVLQQHIMASDETLFGTEFIEPVALAVSGGKKSSAEGIDIEVEGEISYKAISVKSGPNIFNSSQAKKMNEQFEELRRRLQQYLRQTRKQFDPILGAAYGKRNLPARGKRSYRHVAGQAFWQELTGDPDFYLKVIRLMKDYPEQHRRVFEQEMDKAKNRFARDLLNQFAEADGTLSWEKLLKYNSGGNNE, encoded by the coding sequence ATGACCCCTGATGAACTGGAGGAACTCATCAAGCAAAGGCTGGAACGCTTCTACGAACGGCGGATTGCCAATCTGACGCAGGTGCAACTGTTTGATGTGCTTAAACGAAAGAACCCTTATTTGCTCCGTGCCATTGGCATCTCCTCCGCCGCGCAGCTGGTAGAAATCGTCCTGCAACAGCATATCATGGCTTCCGATGAGACACTTTTTGGCACCGAGTTTATTGAGCCTGTGGCTTTGGCGGTGAGTGGGGGTAAGAAATCGTCTGCGGAGGGAATAGACATCGAGGTTGAAGGAGAGATTTCCTATAAGGCCATTTCCGTTAAGTCCGGTCCAAACATTTTCAACTCCAGCCAGGCGAAGAAGATGAACGAGCAATTCGAGGAGCTGCGTCGGCGTTTGCAGCAATATCTTCGCCAGACGCGCAAGCAGTTTGACCCGATTCTTGGTGCTGCTTATGGCAAGCGCAACTTGCCAGCAAGGGGAAAGCGTTCTTATCGGCATGTCGCAGGACAGGCATTTTGGCAGGAGCTAACAGGCGACCCAGATTTTTACCTGAAGGTTATCCGTTTGATGAAAGACTATCCCGAACAACATCGAAGAGTTTTCGAGCAAGAAATGGACAAAGCAAAGAACCGGTTCGCGCGTGACCTTCTGAACCAATTTGCCGAAGCAGACGGAACCCTGAGCTGGGAGAAACTGCTGAAGTATAATAGCGGAGGAAACAACGAATGA
- a CDS encoding class II aldolase/adducin family protein yields MSILQQLVELSHWLGAEHRELAILGEGNTSALAEDGKTFYVKASGTRLMDITEQGFVRVDLQKTLHALEHAAETDEATRTALETSRVDPQEKQMPSVETFLHAYLLSLPGIRFVGHTHPVAVNALLCSQHAEELLAGRLFPDEIVVCGIAPLWVPYTDPGLPLARELRRRVENYVHQYGVLPKVILMQNHGLITPAETPQKVIAATAMAVKTVKILLGTMAAGGPNFLAPHHVERIYTRPDEAYRQAIIAQLQASREDNRNDEGR; encoded by the coding sequence ATGAGCATTTTGCAACAACTGGTGGAACTCTCGCACTGGCTGGGAGCCGAGCATCGGGAACTGGCGATACTGGGCGAAGGCAATACCTCCGCTCTGGCGGAAGATGGCAAAACCTTCTACGTGAAAGCCAGCGGTACGCGCCTGATGGACATCACCGAGCAGGGCTTCGTGCGCGTCGACCTGCAGAAGACACTGCACGCACTGGAACACGCCGCCGAAACCGATGAAGCCACCCGCACGGCGTTGGAGACCAGCCGGGTAGACCCGCAGGAAAAGCAGATGCCCTCGGTAGAAACCTTCCTGCACGCCTATCTGCTATCACTGCCGGGCATTCGCTTTGTCGGACACACCCATCCGGTAGCGGTCAACGCCCTGCTCTGCTCGCAACACGCCGAAGAACTGCTGGCGGGACGCCTGTTCCCCGACGAAATCGTGGTGTGCGGCATCGCGCCGCTGTGGGTTCCCTACACCGACCCCGGTCTGCCCCTGGCGCGCGAACTGCGCCGTCGGGTGGAAAACTATGTGCATCAGTACGGCGTGTTGCCGAAGGTCATCCTGATGCAAAATCACGGCTTGATTACTCCCGCAGAGACACCGCAGAAAGTGATAGCCGCCACCGCCATGGCGGTGAAAACCGTGAAGATACTTTTGGGTACAATGGCGGCAGGAGGACCGAACTTTCTCGCGCCGCACCATGTGGAACGGATTTACACCCGCCCCGATGAGGCGTATCGGCAGGCGATTATCGCCCAGCTGCAAGCCTCGCGCGAGGACAACCGGAACGACGAAGGAAGGTGA